One genomic segment of Candidatus Eisenbacteria bacterium includes these proteins:
- a CDS encoding ribbon-helix-helix domain-containing protein encodes MGKAKVAITLDVASVQRIDQLVKNRVFRSRSRAIQEAVREKLERIDRNRLARECAKLDPAFEKAMAEAFMGKDKPDSNALR; translated from the coding sequence ATGGGAAAGGCGAAAGTAGCGATCACATTGGACGTGGCCTCGGTTCAACGCATAGATCAACTTGTCAAGAACCGTGTCTTTCGCAGCCGTAGCCGTGCGATTCAGGAGGCAGTGCGTGAGAAGCTGGAGCGGATTGATCGCAACCGGCTTGCGCGGGAATGTGCAAAGCTTGATCCCGCTTTTGAGAAGGCAATGGCCGAAGCGTTCATGGGTAAAGACAAGCCAGATTCGAACGCTCTCCGTTGA
- the ssnA gene encoding putative aminohydrolase SsnA — protein MSDYLIAGGIVITLGRNNQVINDGAVYVKDGLIADVGQAKDLRERYACEVKVDARNKVVLPGFICAHHHLYSTMARGFAPPGEPARCFGEILERLWWKLDRALLEDDVYLSALIPLIECIRNGTTAIIDHHASPSCRDGSLDLIAKAVLESGIRASLCYEVSDRNVPAGGLAENERFLKRMAAEKSPFLTGMMGLHASMTVSDDTLAGCRAVAERYGVGYHIHVAEGLEDHTDSLTKYGIRTVERLVTRGICGKNSLYIHCVNIDEREMDLVKDTGTMVVHNPESNMNNAVGVAKVLAMMAKGILVGLGTDGMASDMPAQMRCAYLLHRLDNRDPRVAFCEAPQLLLWNNAAIAAKLFPARLGVIERGAAADFAILDYIPPTTLEAGNFLGHFIFGMVDAVVDTTIVAGKILMQNKQILSLDEEEIAARSRKLAAKVWSRIQ, from the coding sequence ATGAGCGACTACTTGATTGCTGGAGGAATCGTTATAACTCTGGGGCGGAACAACCAAGTCATCAACGATGGTGCAGTATATGTCAAGGATGGTTTGATTGCGGATGTAGGGCAGGCGAAAGATCTCAGAGAACGCTATGCCTGCGAAGTCAAGGTAGATGCTCGTAACAAGGTGGTCCTGCCCGGCTTCATCTGCGCTCACCACCATCTTTACAGCACCATGGCGCGGGGATTTGCGCCGCCTGGTGAGCCCGCGCGCTGCTTCGGCGAGATCTTGGAGCGCCTCTGGTGGAAGCTGGACAGGGCACTCCTCGAAGATGACGTATATCTGAGCGCACTCATTCCACTCATCGAATGCATCCGCAACGGCACCACCGCCATCATCGATCACCATGCCAGCCCCTCATGCCGTGACGGCAGCCTCGACTTGATCGCAAAAGCTGTCCTGGAGAGCGGCATTCGCGCCTCCCTCTGCTATGAAGTGTCGGATCGCAACGTACCGGCCGGTGGCCTGGCGGAAAACGAACGGTTTCTCAAGCGGATGGCTGCCGAAAAATCGCCATTCCTTACCGGCATGATGGGCCTCCATGCCTCCATGACCGTATCGGACGATACGCTCGCCGGGTGTCGCGCCGTGGCTGAACGCTACGGCGTCGGTTACCATATTCATGTGGCTGAAGGCCTCGAAGACCATACGGATTCCTTGACGAAATACGGGATTCGCACCGTCGAGCGCCTGGTAACTCGCGGCATCTGCGGGAAGAACTCGCTCTACATTCACTGCGTCAACATCGACGAGCGGGAGATGGATCTTGTCAAAGATACCGGGACGATGGTGGTACACAATCCGGAATCAAACATGAACAACGCGGTGGGAGTAGCCAAGGTGCTCGCGATGATGGCCAAGGGAATTCTGGTCGGTTTGGGCACCGACGGCATGGCGTCCGATATGCCGGCTCAAATGCGATGCGCCTACCTGCTGCACCGGCTCGACAATCGTGATCCACGTGTCGCCTTCTGCGAAGCACCCCAGCTCCTGCTCTGGAACAATGCCGCGATAGCCGCCAAGTTGTTCCCCGCGCGGCTCGGCGTCATCGAAAGAGGAGCTGCTGCGGACTTCGCGATCCTCGACTACATCCCGCCCACCACGCTGGAGGCGGGCAATTTCCTGGGGCATTTCATCTTCGGCATGGTTGATGCCGTCGTGGATACCACCATCGTCGCCGGAAAGATCCTCATGCAGAACAAACAGATTCTCTCCCTGGACGAGGAGGAGATCGCCGCGAGATCACGGAAGCTGGCCGCCAAGGTTTGGTCTCGAATTCAATAG
- a CDS encoding zinc ribbon domain-containing protein codes for MQPKGPFCQSCAMPMESPDLFGTEADGSKSKDYCTYCFQNGRFTEPEIAMQAMIDKCVAVMVQMNIMPEEQARTLMTKTLPTLKRWRA; via the coding sequence ATGCAACCCAAAGGACCATTCTGTCAGAGTTGTGCGATGCCGATGGAAAGCCCAGACCTCTTCGGCACCGAGGCAGACGGAAGCAAGTCTAAGGACTACTGTACGTACTGCTTTCAAAACGGACGGTTCACAGAACCCGAAATCGCCATGCAAGCCATGATCGACAAGTGCGTCGCAGTCATGGTGCAGATGAACATCATGCCGGAAGAGCAAGCAAGAACCCTGATGACCAAGACACTCCCCACTCTCAAGCGATGGCGTGCCTGA
- a CDS encoding HgcAB-associated protein: protein MKRKKCGSNCCEVEAVVTVDERGQIVIPKETRQKARLKSGDKFALALITKEEEVCCIVLTKLEFLNAPIKSLLVIKKGS from the coding sequence ATGAAAAGAAAGAAATGCGGTTCTAATTGCTGCGAAGTAGAGGCGGTTGTTACCGTCGACGAGAGGGGCCAGATCGTGATCCCGAAGGAAACCAGACAAAAGGCCCGATTGAAATCGGGAGACAAGTTCGCATTGGCCCTCATTACAAAGGAGGAAGAAGTATGCTGTATTGTACTAACAAAACTCGAGTTTCTTAACGCACCGATAAAGAGCCTCTTGGTGATCAAGAAAGGGAGTTGA
- a CDS encoding FAD-dependent oxidoreductase, with product MDYVSKGEEHIMASDVIRRRTRLPSDRGDSIYEVNLFMTEAQLRAELEKCEYCEDKPCMGACPCDCSPADFILASQVGSPSDIRHAAALIMGKNPLGGICGQVCPDKHCMAACVHKKLDGAVNIPMVQATLIEKAKRLGVMPVMEAVNPNGKRVAVIGAGPAGLAAASMLGRKGYAVTIFERDSTPGGMCNLIPDFRLDKEVLKTDFDWSLGLGDIRVELNKEITDPLALLGAGFDVAIVTVGLWSPIPLGIPNEDKAIMGIPFLKRPEIYEVSGNVAVIGGGATAFDCAMTALTLGAGRVELFALENLSEMPLTSREMGELTKSGIDVNGRIRVSEILSEHGTVSGISTVKVKLQAGVKFRPGAVTPIPGSEAIRRDIQKVIIAIGARCAMPRVQHPAVFYAGDCVEGPTTVVEASAAGKNVAEQVDAYVRRTPIPHFERNTNGFVKSYIQIPGYNFRPVPLETDFFGRTIASPFLLSAAPTTDGFDQMKKAYEAGWPGGIMKTSFDNVPIHIPAEYMFAFGDATFANCDNVSGHPLDRVSREIDQLIKLYPDRLTAASTGGPVTGNDESDKRGWQSNTRKLENAGAMAIEYSLSCPQGGDGTQGDIVSQNAELSAKIIDWVLAAGDGSIPKLFKLTGAVTSIAPIVSAIKQVFDRHHGKKAGITLANTFPTLVFRPGKKKEWEEGVIVGMGGEGVLNISYLSLAKAAPLGVEISGNGGPVNYKHAADFLALGCKTVQFCSLVTKSGYRIIDELNSGLSHLMFERGLRSVRQLIGIALPEPVTDFMALSSVKRISQVDREVCLQCGNCKHCPYLAISYGDDGYPVTDPERCIGCSMCNFLCFALALSMRDRTPEETQALREA from the coding sequence ATGGACTACGTCAGTAAAGGAGAAGAGCACATCATGGCGAGCGATGTCATCCGGAGACGGACGAGGTTGCCCAGCGATCGCGGGGACTCCATTTACGAAGTCAATTTATTTATGACAGAGGCTCAGTTACGAGCCGAGCTGGAGAAATGCGAGTATTGCGAGGATAAGCCATGCATGGGCGCCTGTCCGTGCGATTGCTCACCGGCGGACTTCATCCTTGCTTCTCAGGTTGGATCGCCGTCAGACATCAGGCACGCGGCTGCCTTGATCATGGGGAAGAATCCGTTGGGCGGCATCTGCGGGCAGGTGTGTCCGGACAAGCATTGCATGGCGGCCTGCGTGCACAAGAAGCTGGACGGCGCGGTAAATATCCCGATGGTGCAGGCCACGCTCATCGAAAAGGCTAAACGATTGGGGGTCATGCCGGTGATGGAGGCAGTGAATCCCAATGGCAAGAGGGTTGCCGTGATTGGCGCAGGTCCGGCAGGTTTGGCTGCCGCCTCGATGCTGGGGCGCAAGGGCTATGCCGTGACCATCTTCGAGAGGGATTCCACCCCAGGCGGCATGTGCAATCTCATCCCCGACTTCCGCCTTGACAAAGAGGTTTTGAAGACCGATTTCGACTGGAGCCTCGGATTAGGCGATATTCGGGTCGAGCTGAACAAGGAGATCACCGATCCGCTGGCACTTCTGGGTGCCGGGTTTGATGTGGCGATCGTCACGGTGGGATTGTGGTCGCCGATCCCCCTAGGTATCCCAAATGAGGATAAGGCGATCATGGGGATTCCGTTTCTCAAGAGGCCCGAAATATATGAAGTGAGTGGCAACGTGGCGGTGATCGGCGGCGGCGCCACGGCCTTCGACTGTGCGATGACCGCATTGACGCTGGGTGCCGGCAGGGTCGAGCTGTTCGCGCTTGAGAACCTCAGTGAAATGCCGCTCACCAGCCGAGAGATGGGCGAGCTGACCAAGAGCGGGATCGATGTGAACGGCAGGATTCGGGTAAGCGAGATCCTCTCTGAACATGGCACTGTCAGCGGTATCTCGACGGTGAAGGTAAAGCTGCAAGCGGGCGTGAAATTCCGGCCCGGTGCAGTGACGCCGATTCCTGGCAGCGAAGCGATCCGGCGTGATATCCAAAAGGTTATCATTGCCATCGGGGCGCGCTGTGCGATGCCTCGGGTGCAGCATCCGGCGGTATTTTATGCAGGTGATTGCGTGGAAGGCCCGACCACGGTGGTGGAAGCTTCGGCTGCCGGCAAGAACGTCGCTGAACAAGTGGATGCTTACGTCCGGAGAACGCCGATTCCTCATTTCGAGCGAAATACTAACGGATTCGTCAAGAGCTACATCCAGATCCCTGGCTACAACTTCAGGCCGGTGCCGCTCGAGACCGACTTCTTCGGGCGAACGATCGCTTCACCCTTCTTGCTCTCGGCAGCACCGACGACCGACGGATTCGATCAGATGAAGAAAGCATACGAAGCAGGATGGCCCGGCGGCATCATGAAGACCTCCTTCGACAACGTGCCCATCCATATTCCGGCGGAATACATGTTTGCTTTCGGCGATGCAACCTTCGCCAATTGCGATAATGTCTCCGGTCATCCACTGGATCGAGTGAGCCGCGAGATCGACCAGCTGATCAAACTATATCCCGACCGCCTAACCGCGGCATCGACCGGCGGTCCCGTGACCGGCAACGATGAGAGCGACAAGCGCGGTTGGCAGAGCAATACTCGGAAGCTGGAGAATGCAGGTGCGATGGCCATCGAGTACAGCCTCTCCTGCCCGCAAGGCGGCGACGGCACCCAGGGAGATATTGTGTCTCAGAACGCCGAGCTGTCTGCCAAAATCATCGATTGGGTGCTGGCGGCCGGTGACGGTTCGATCCCCAAGCTCTTCAAACTGACCGGTGCAGTCACCTCCATCGCCCCCATCGTTTCCGCCATCAAGCAGGTTTTCGACCGCCACCACGGCAAGAAAGCAGGAATTACCCTGGCCAATACATTTCCGACCCTGGTGTTCCGGCCCGGAAAAAAGAAAGAATGGGAAGAAGGCGTGATCGTGGGCATGGGGGGAGAAGGCGTCTTGAATATCAGCTACCTCTCGCTGGCAAAAGCAGCGCCGCTGGGCGTTGAGATCTCAGGCAACGGTGGGCCGGTCAACTACAAACACGCTGCCGATTTCCTCGCACTTGGCTGCAAGACCGTCCAATTCTGCTCGCTGGTAACCAAGAGCGGCTACCGCATCATCGATGAGTTGAATTCGGGACTCAGCCATCTCATGTTCGAACGCGGCCTGCGTTCCGTGCGGCAACTCATCGGCATCGCCTTGCCGGAACCCGTCACGGACTTCATGGCGCTTTCCTCGGTGAAACGGATTTCCCAGGTGGATCGCGAGGTGTGCCTGCAATGCGGCAATTGTAAGCACTGTCCCTATTTGGCGATCAGCTACGGCGATGACGGCTATCCCGTGACCGATCCGGAAAGATGCATCGGCTGTAGTATGTGCAATTTCCTCTGCTTCGCACTGGCATTGAGCATGCGGGATCGAACTCCGGAAGAGACGCAGGCGCTTCGCGAAGCTTGA
- a CDS encoding P-loop NTPase fold protein → MWHDVETTKDLLNFTVVADTAAQLVRESGGEPLSIGVSGNWGSGKSSLVKMIGASLRKSDADGKKYVFLEFNAWLYQGYDDARMALLQSVADGLVAESERRQTHVDKALEFAKRVNWLRVGKLLAPTVSGALLGGTVGGPIGAVIGAVGGLCKAGGTPSAEDLKKVTDAYATLQPELAGLLKEKESKSLPQEIAELRATFEELLLSLDVTLVVLVDDVDRCLPDTAISTLEAMRLLLFLPHTAFIIAADEQMIRGAVRTHFGNVDLSDDLVTSYFDKLIQVPLRVPRLGATEVKGYLILLLAELAEKRGDITREARIRAETVILDAVRRSWAGGLTRKRIEEAFGTDATKVSMEIDLADQLASLMVSADRIAGNPRLIKRFLNSLMIRDTVARAQGMTIAFDQLVKLQLFERCAPPAAFEYLVKQVADREDGKAACLAYIEPILAKGESFDVPDPSWDDPFVREWLKLNPRLADTDLRPLLYLSRDRALSLASFDELSAEGRALLDAILEANNFLPPLVERLRSLGEAEGERILNRMRRRARSRQWDLTILVQALHVPRAFPELGSSFVNLLNDIHPSKRLAPFIPMIRSEPWAKELLKRWAADDQSPQPVKNAISGLGKGR, encoded by the coding sequence ATGTGGCATGATGTTGAAACGACAAAGGATCTTCTCAACTTCACGGTTGTAGCAGATACGGCGGCACAGCTGGTGCGCGAATCTGGAGGAGAACCATTGTCCATAGGCGTTTCAGGCAACTGGGGTTCAGGGAAGTCGTCGTTAGTGAAGATGATCGGGGCTTCGCTGAGGAAATCCGATGCCGATGGGAAAAAGTACGTATTCCTCGAATTCAACGCTTGGCTCTATCAGGGGTACGACGATGCTCGTATGGCGTTGCTCCAATCTGTTGCGGACGGACTTGTCGCCGAATCCGAGCGGCGCCAGACTCATGTTGACAAAGCTCTGGAATTCGCCAAGCGGGTGAATTGGCTTCGCGTTGGAAAGCTACTGGCACCAACCGTTTCAGGTGCGCTACTAGGCGGCACCGTGGGCGGCCCGATCGGTGCGGTTATCGGGGCCGTCGGCGGGCTCTGCAAGGCAGGAGGTACACCAAGCGCGGAGGATCTGAAGAAAGTCACGGATGCCTACGCCACCCTCCAGCCGGAGCTTGCCGGTCTGTTGAAGGAGAAGGAATCCAAGTCTCTGCCGCAGGAAATCGCAGAGCTGCGAGCCACGTTCGAGGAGCTGCTGCTCAGCTTGGATGTCACCCTCGTTGTGCTGGTCGATGACGTCGACCGGTGCTTGCCAGACACCGCCATCTCGACGCTCGAGGCAATGCGTTTGCTTCTTTTCCTTCCGCATACCGCCTTCATCATTGCCGCGGACGAACAGATGATTCGTGGCGCTGTGCGCACGCACTTTGGCAACGTTGACCTGTCCGACGACCTGGTTACCAGCTACTTTGACAAGCTAATCCAAGTTCCCTTGAGAGTCCCTAGGCTGGGCGCCACCGAAGTCAAAGGGTACCTCATACTGCTCCTCGCCGAACTGGCAGAGAAACGGGGCGATATTACTAGGGAGGCACGCATTCGTGCAGAGACCGTCATTCTTGATGCAGTCCGTCGGTCATGGGCGGGTGGCCTTACGCGCAAGAGAATAGAAGAAGCCTTCGGGACGGATGCCACGAAGGTCAGCATGGAGATTGATCTGGCCGACCAGCTCGCCAGCTTGATGGTGTCTGCTGACCGCATTGCCGGGAATCCGCGCCTCATCAAGCGGTTCCTCAATAGCTTGATGATTCGGGATACGGTCGCAAGGGCGCAAGGGATGACCATTGCATTCGACCAGCTTGTGAAGCTGCAATTGTTCGAACGCTGTGCGCCCCCGGCAGCGTTCGAATACCTAGTCAAACAGGTTGCCGATCGTGAGGATGGAAAGGCAGCGTGCTTAGCCTATATTGAGCCTATTTTGGCAAAGGGCGAATCGTTCGACGTGCCAGACCCAAGCTGGGATGATCCCTTCGTTCGGGAGTGGCTCAAGCTGAATCCTAGACTGGCTGACACTGATCTGCGCCCACTTCTCTATCTGAGCCGTGATAGGGCCTTATCCCTGGCCAGTTTTGATGAGCTCTCGGCGGAAGGACGGGCACTGCTGGATGCGATCTTGGAAGCGAACAATTTTCTGCCACCTCTCGTGGAGCGGCTGAGGTCTCTGGGTGAGGCCGAAGGCGAACGAATCCTGAATCGCATGCGCCGTCGTGCCAGATCAAGACAGTGGGACTTGACTATCTTGGTCCAGGCCCTGCACGTCCCGAGAGCGTTCCCAGAGCTAGGATCTTCATTTGTGAACCTCCTTAACGATATCCATCCATCCAAACGACTGGCTCCGTTCATTCCCATGATTCGGAGTGAGCCGTGGGCAAAGGAACTGCTGAAGCGTTGGGCCGCGGATGACCAGTCACCGCAACCTGTGAAGAACGCAATCAGCGGGTTGGGCAAAGGGAGATAG
- the thrC gene encoding threonine synthase, with product MDYHFKCTLCGAEYDSNAVRYVCPKHGDDGVLDTIPDYVKIAKETNPREISKSRDFSIWRYAPLLPLDDARKSAPPLHVGWTPLYRSTTLGAQLGLSNLYFKDDGRNPTASFKDRASAVVVAKARELGVAVITTASTGNAGAALAGLAAAAKMPAMIFVPQTAPQAKIVQLLIFGARVLLVKGTYDQAFDLCLQVSKSFGWYCRNTAYNPYTVEGKKTASFEICEQLTPSPVETREERGGDWKAPDSIFVSVGDGNIISGLWKGLRDLVALGWIEKMPKLIGIQAQGSAACYNAWKAGTEKITAVNAQTVADSISADLPRDGVRAVRAVRETGGAYLTVTDDEILAAIPELARGEAIFSEPAASTAYAGLKKAVKQGLVKSDETVVCMLTGNGLKDIASAMKVAGAGTVIEPTLEAVNQLNLK from the coding sequence ATGGACTATCATTTCAAATGCACGCTTTGCGGCGCAGAGTACGACAGCAACGCCGTCCGCTACGTCTGCCCCAAGCACGGCGACGATGGCGTCCTCGACACGATTCCCGATTACGTGAAAATCGCGAAAGAGACAAACCCGCGAGAAATTTCCAAGTCACGTGATTTTTCGATTTGGCGGTACGCACCGCTTCTGCCGCTCGATGATGCGCGCAAATCTGCGCCGCCGCTTCACGTTGGTTGGACGCCCCTCTATCGCTCGACCACGCTCGGTGCACAACTTGGCTTGAGTAATTTGTATTTCAAAGACGATGGCCGCAATCCGACCGCATCGTTCAAAGATCGCGCCAGCGCCGTCGTCGTCGCCAAAGCGCGCGAACTCGGCGTCGCAGTCATCACGACGGCAAGCACGGGCAACGCAGGCGCGGCGCTCGCCGGTCTCGCCGCCGCCGCGAAAATGCCGGCGATGATTTTCGTTCCGCAGACCGCGCCGCAGGCAAAGATCGTGCAACTGTTGATTTTCGGTGCGCGTGTCCTCCTCGTCAAAGGCACGTACGATCAAGCATTCGATTTGTGCCTACAAGTATCCAAATCGTTTGGGTGGTATTGCCGCAACACCGCGTATAATCCGTACACGGTAGAAGGCAAGAAAACCGCGTCGTTTGAGATTTGCGAGCAGCTGACTCCCTCCCCTGTTGAGACGCGGGAGGAGCGGGGTGGAGATTGGAAAGCCCCCGACAGCATTTTCGTTTCGGTGGGCGACGGAAACATCATCAGCGGATTGTGGAAGGGACTCCGCGATCTGGTTGCGCTCGGTTGGATTGAGAAGATGCCCAAGCTCATCGGCATTCAAGCCCAAGGATCGGCGGCCTGCTACAACGCGTGGAAAGCTGGAACGGAGAAAATTACCGCTGTCAACGCGCAAACCGTTGCCGATTCGATCAGTGCGGACTTGCCGCGCGACGGCGTACGCGCGGTGCGTGCGGTGCGCGAAACCGGCGGTGCGTACCTCACCGTGACCGACGATGAAATTCTCGCCGCGATTCCTGAGCTTGCGCGCGGCGAAGCAATCTTTTCCGAACCCGCCGCCTCGACCGCGTATGCGGGATTGAAGAAAGCAGTCAAGCAGGGTCTCGTGAAATCGGATGAAACAGTTGTCTGTATGTTGACCGGCAACGGGTTGAAAGATATCGCCAGCGCAATGAAAGTTGCAGGTGCGGGCACAGTCATCGAGCCCACGCTGGAGGCAGTCAACCAACTAAACCTCAAGTAG
- a CDS encoding pyridoxal-phosphate dependent enzyme: MSKLILGPLFEEMLHPNKIVPEIRKRAIEARTKDPLDPINLFNITWRDGNNNIYYHVIPKELTGVDANIVVLYGKDFPSGSHKVGAAYSVLIEKQMFGEVDPSTHTLVWPSTGNYGIGGAYVGCRMGFDSIVVLPEGMSQERFRQIESYGARIIKTPGSESNVKEIYDETHRLRQDPKVRILNQFEVMGNYRFHYHVTGNTIVELADVLKQQGIGNGEISAYCSAMGSSGTIAAGDRLKQVWHDHKIVGLEPIQCPTLYNNGYGSHDIQGIGDKHVTWVHNVMNMDAIMCLDDIECKKGLQLLTEEAGRNTLVKRFGVPRASVEEMATIFGISGVCNILGAIKTAKFYGFGKNDTIATICTDAIDRYHSVMGEMTKRFGKMDEAEATARVQIFRDKTIDWIHEGTTEMRRQWHNLKYYTWVEQQGKTVEELDAQLGQEWWIKQQQMVGDIDARLKAARG; the protein is encoded by the coding sequence ATGTCTAAACTAATTCTCGGCCCCTTGTTCGAAGAAATGCTCCACCCCAACAAGATTGTGCCGGAAATTCGCAAGCGCGCGATTGAAGCAAGAACCAAAGACCCGCTCGATCCGATCAACCTGTTCAACATCACGTGGCGCGACGGCAACAACAACATTTACTATCACGTGATTCCAAAAGAGTTGACCGGCGTCGACGCGAACATCGTCGTACTTTACGGCAAGGATTTTCCAAGCGGTTCGCACAAAGTCGGCGCGGCGTACTCCGTGCTGATCGAAAAGCAGATGTTCGGCGAAGTGGATCCCAGCACGCACACACTTGTGTGGCCCTCGACCGGCAATTACGGCATCGGCGGCGCGTACGTCGGTTGCCGTATGGGCTTTGACAGCATCGTCGTTTTGCCGGAGGGCATGAGCCAGGAGCGGTTCAGGCAGATCGAATCGTATGGAGCCCGCATCATCAAGACGCCCGGCTCGGAATCGAACGTCAAGGAGATTTACGACGAAACGCATCGCCTCCGCCAGGACCCCAAGGTGCGCATCCTCAATCAATTCGAGGTCATGGGCAACTATCGCTTCCACTATCACGTCACAGGCAACACGATTGTCGAACTCGCGGACGTTCTCAAGCAACAAGGCATCGGCAACGGAGAAATTTCCGCATACTGTTCTGCGATGGGGAGTTCGGGCACGATCGCGGCAGGCGATCGCTTGAAGCAGGTGTGGCACGATCACAAAATCGTCGGGCTTGAACCGATTCAATGCCCCACGCTTTACAACAACGGCTACGGCTCGCACGACATTCAAGGCATCGGCGACAAGCACGTGACGTGGGTTCACAACGTGATGAACATGGACGCGATCATGTGCCTCGACGATATCGAATGCAAGAAGGGCTTGCAGTTGCTCACCGAAGAAGCCGGGCGGAACACGCTCGTCAAACGCTTTGGCGTGCCGCGCGCATCAGTTGAAGAAATGGCGACGATTTTCGGCATCAGCGGCGTGTGCAACATCCTCGGCGCTATCAAGACAGCCAAGTTCTACGGATTCGGCAAGAACGACACCATTGCCACGATTTGTACAGACGCGATCGATCGCTATCACTCGGTGATGGGTGAAATGACCAAGAGATTCGGCAAGATGGACGAGGCCGAAGCGACCGCGCGCGTGCAGATTTTCCGCGACAAAACGATTGACTGGATTCACGAAGGCACGACCGAGATGCGCCGCCAGTGGCACAACTTGAAATACTATACCTGGGTTGAGCAACAAGGCAAGACGGTTGAAGAACTCGACGCACAGCTCGGCCAGGAATGGTGGATCAAACAACAGCAAATGGTTGGCGATATCGATGCGAGACTGAAGGCGGCTCGGGGGTAA
- a CDS encoding TatD family hydrolase yields MIDFHCHLDLYPDALKILPRVAACNAFTLVVTTSPRAWQATSRVFAGYDNIKVAVGMHPEVVGKKAGERALLMSCIPKAGFVGEIGLDGSRRHQESMPLQESILREVLNKCERVGGKILSIHSRNAASRVLDLVEQYCRESTPVLHWFSGTVEQARRAVALGCWFSVGPAMLRGATGCAILRELPMDRILPETDGPFAKNRTVALMPWEAISIADAVALLWGTTTDDVCLQMKRNLLALIGNERARMLRTRET; encoded by the coding sequence ATGATTGACTTTCACTGCCACCTCGACCTCTACCCTGACGCGCTGAAGATTTTACCCAGAGTTGCGGCCTGCAACGCCTTCACTCTTGTTGTCACGACCAGTCCTCGGGCGTGGCAGGCTACTTCGCGCGTGTTTGCCGGCTATGACAACATCAAGGTTGCTGTGGGGATGCATCCAGAGGTCGTCGGCAAGAAGGCAGGTGAACGCGCATTGCTGATGTCCTGCATTCCTAAAGCTGGGTTTGTGGGTGAGATTGGTCTTGATGGATCTCGCAGGCATCAGGAGAGCATGCCATTGCAAGAGTCGATTCTCAGGGAGGTACTGAATAAGTGCGAACGGGTCGGAGGGAAGATCCTAAGCATCCATTCGAGAAACGCCGCAAGCCGCGTCCTTGATCTCGTTGAACAGTATTGTCGAGAGAGTACGCCGGTATTGCACTGGTTTTCAGGCACTGTTGAACAGGCCCGCCGTGCAGTAGCTCTCGGATGTTGGTTTAGTGTTGGGCCTGCTATGCTACGCGGGGCGACAGGCTGTGCAATACTTCGGGAACTACCCATGGACAGAATACTTCCAGAGACAGACGGACCGTTCGCGAAGAATCGCACTGTCGCTCTGATGCCTTGGGAAGCGATCAGTATCGCAGACGCTGTCGCACTCTTGTGGGGAACGACGACGGACGACGTATGCCTGCAGATGAAGCGCAATCTACTCGCATTGATCGGAAACGAAAGAGCTCGCATGTTACGCACTAGGGAGACTTGA